The window GGAATCTTCCTGAAGAGTCGAACGGAGCAGATCTAAAATGACAGATTCTTCTTTATTTCCGGGTGTTTTATCAAGTATTGAGGGGTCGTTTTCAGCTGCGAATCCCTTATGAATAAGAAGGGTAGCATCGCCTCCGTCGTCAACTATCAGATTGGGCCCTTTGCCGCCGGGGAATGAAAGGGCAAGCTTTGTGCATTGCCAGTATTCTTCCAGGGTTTCGCCTTTCCAGGCGAATACGGGTACTCCACTTTTGGCTATAGCTGCAGCTGCATGATCCTGGGTAGAGAAAATATTACAACTTGCCCAACGTACATCGGCACCCAGTTCCACCAGAGTCTCAATCAGAACAGCAGTCTGAATGGTCATGTGTAATGAACCTGAAATTCTTGCTCCCTGCAAAGGTTTGGAGGGCCCATATTTTTCCCGGATAGCCATTAAACCCGGCATTTCCTTTTCGGCTATATCTATTTCTTTTCTACCAAAATCGGCTAAATTGATATCCTTCACCTTATAAGGCAAGGTCTGAGTCAAAGTTTTTTCCATCTTTAAATTAAGATTTTATTTGCAAAAATAGTATAAATTCATGTCAGCAAAAACATTAGTGGTGCATCCTGAGGATTTTCAGGCATTCGGCCTTATCTTTTTCCAGCTGTTGCCTGAGCAGATCAATGCTGTCAAATTTTATTTCATTTCTGAGACGGGCTATAAACTGCAGGCTGACCTGCTGGTTATATAAGGTATCGGCATAATCAAAAATATTCACCTCTATGGAACGGCCGGCATGTGAATGGGAGACAGTAGGATTTTGTCCGATATTGAGCATACCGTTTAACCATTTATCGTCAATTTTCACCTTTACTGCATATACGCCATCGGTTGGAACAAGTTTATAATTTTCTTTTACCTCGATATTGGCAGTAGGGAAACCGATAGATCTGCCAATTCTCCTGCCTTCAATGACTTTCCCGGATAGAAAGTATTGATAACCCAGCATTTTGTTTGCATTGGCAATGTCTCCGTCCAGTAAAACCTGACGGATATGGGTAGAGCTTATTTTTTTATGATTCATCAATAAGCCTTCAAGTTTCTCAACTTCCAACTGACTATCCGAAACGCATCCCTTTATTTTTGCAGGATCTCCTTCCCGGTCACATCCAAAACGGTGATCAAACCCATAAACCAGATAATGTGCATTCATGGCTCCGAGTATATATTGCCTGATAAACTGGCAGGAGGTAAGTGAGGCGAATTCAGCTGTAAAAGGAAGTACAACCAAATGTTTGATGCCCAGTTGCTGAAGCAACATTTCTTTTTCTTCCGGCGTATTAAGAAGTTTGAGGTTTTGAACTTCCGGATTCAGCACAATCCGTGGATGTGGCCAGAGAGTAACAACCACCGCTTCTCCTCCAACCTCTTTTGCCCATGAAAGGGTGCGCTGAAGAATATGCCTGTGCCCGATATGTACTCCGTCAAATGTACCTACTGAAACTACCGGCTTTTCGACTGAAAAATTTTCTAAATTGTTATATACTGTCAAATCTTTTGCTGTGATTAAACTGCAAAAATAAAAAATATATGACTACACTGAGAAGGTCTGTTTAAAAAACATTTGAGTCAGGGGAAAATGTAAAGATTCCTCATTATGCCCGGAACGACGACAAGTTCGTAAATGTTTACGTTTAGAAGGGTTGGTTTGTGGCATTGCAGCAAATTACCCCCTCCAAAAATAAATAATTGTCCTCTTAACCGGTCAACAATGGTTAAAAAACAGGAATTGATCAAATCCTCTGAACTTAAATAAAAGTAAAAAAGGTTATGTTTCATAACCTTTTATTTGCAAATTAATTTGACCTCTAAGTTTTCTAGTTGACGCTTCTGCATATAGAATTGCCATTGACTTCCATAGGTATGTCTATACCTGTGGGCAACTGACCGGAGGGGAGTATATGAATTTTCCCGCTTAGTTTTGTCTCCGAGCTGTTTTCAATAATCCAACCGTCTTTTGCATTAACCTTAATGGTTGCAATAGAAGTACCATTCAGGTCGAATTTGGCTTTCATGGGCGCTCCGTTCACATTTTGGGCAGTGGTATCACTAGAAAAAGCGGAATTGCCGGCAATTGTATACTGAGCATCATTCCTGGCTTTTAAAGTATATGTGTTATTCCACTTTCCTGAAAAGGATGTTGATTTAAAATCCGAATTTTTATTCCATGTTTCATTTTCAGCAACTACTTTCCCCGGGTAAAAATTATAGGTCTGTTCAAGATTCGATTTCAGGGCATCATTGGTAAAACTTTGTTTGAGGGTAGAATTCAGGATATTATATTCCTGTGCAGTGGTATCCGCTGCACTCAGTACGGTGTTCAGAATTTCATCGGCACCT of the Bacteroidota bacterium genome contains:
- a CDS encoding bifunctional riboflavin kinase/FAD synthetase, giving the protein MTVYNNLENFSVEKPVVSVGTFDGVHIGHRHILQRTLSWAKEVGGEAVVVTLWPHPRIVLNPEVQNLKLLNTPEEKEMLLQQLGIKHLVVLPFTAEFASLTSCQFIRQYILGAMNAHYLVYGFDHRFGCDREGDPAKIKGCVSDSQLEVEKLEGLLMNHKKISSTHIRQVLLDGDIANANKMLGYQYFLSGKVIEGRRIGRSIGFPTANIEVKENYKLVPTDGVYAVKVKIDDKWLNGMLNIGQNPTVSHSHAGRSIEVNIFDYADTLYNQQVSLQFIARLRNEIKFDSIDLLRQQLEKDKAECLKILRMHH
- a CDS encoding DUF6263 family protein, whose amino-acid sequence is MKKMKKFTTNMILLLSCLLICSFTGGKEINLDLKAGKTYKLENISEVTITQNFMGNNIVIKTNMGGVIRYKVNSKNKQNDANITATYESLQYEINMPSMKLSYNSSQIPLKDDKLAQACNKLIGKSFHLILSKTGKVLEISGADEILNTVLSAADTTAQEYNILNSTLKQSFTNDALKSNLEQTYNFYPGKVVAENETWNKNSDFKSTSFSGKWNNTYTLKARNDAQYTIAGNSAFSSDTTAQNVNGAPMKAKFDLNGTSIATIKVNAKDGWIIENSSETKLSGKIHILPSGQLPTGIDIPMEVNGNSICRSVN